In Macadamia integrifolia cultivar HAES 741 chromosome 12, SCU_Mint_v3, whole genome shotgun sequence, the following are encoded in one genomic region:
- the LOC122057405 gene encoding heat stress transcription factor C-1-like yields the protein MEANNTVGLVAPFVLKTYQMVNDPSTDSVISWGKANNSFVVVDPINFSRELLPTYFKHNNFSSFVRQLNTYGFRKVDPDRWEFANESFLRGQKELLKNIIRRKTNRSSSYETEPKLEDGTMTEEEGILLELSRLKQEQKALEEELQGMNERLQATERRPQQMMAFLFKVVEDPELITRMMLQKDSSRRLGVEDKKRRLMIESPFSSGAPSAKTTPSTTTTTTTTSSSSRAEEEEVSLPLPEMVFGAESYCDSPTSNTSPWLNSSQVVPVMSTHHTTSFLQTPEALLLATAPTVPSTSATATWSHPQPQQIVSVPDHVNSVMFFPELCGGVGFGGGVEMNDTKKQPPSPPYPFYPFSLLGGGGSGGCGL from the exons atgGAAGCAAACAACACAGTTGGGCTTGTGGCTCCTTTCGTGTTAAAGACGTATCAGATGGTGAACGATCCTTCCACGGATTCGGTGATCTCATGGGGCAAAGCCAACAACAGCTTTGTAGTGGTAGACCCAATTAATTTCTCTCGCGAGCTTCTTCCTACTTACTTCAAGCACAACAACTTCTCAAGCTTTGTTCGTCAGCTCAATACCTAC GGATTCAGAAAGGTGGATCCAGATAGATGGGAATTCGCGAACGAGTCGTTCTTGAGAGGGCAGAAGGAATTGTTGAAGAACATCATAAGAAGGAAGACAAATCGAAGTAGTTCCTATGAAACAGAGCCCAAATTAGAGGATGGGACGATGACAGAGGAGGAGGGCATCTTATTAGAGCTCTCAAGGTTGAAGCAGGAGCAAAAGGCATTAGAGGAAGAGCTCCAAGGTATGAACGAGCGGTTACAGGCCACGGAGCGACGGCCTCAACAGATGATGGCTTTTCTGTTCAAGGTAGTTGAGGATCCTGAACTCATCACTCGAATGATGCTCCAGAAGGACTCTTCCAGGCGTCTTGGGGTTGAGGATAAGAAAAGAAGACTCATGATTGAATCCCCATTTTCCTCAGGAGCGCCGTCGGCAAAAACAACCCCCTCCACCACCACTACAACTACCACTACATCGAGTAGCAGcagagcagaggaagaagaggtttCATTACCGTTACCAGAGATGGTGTTTGGAGCAGAGAGCTATTGCGATTCACCGACATCGAACACATCGCCTTGGTTGAACAGTAGTCAAGTGGTACCTGTGATGAGTACTCATCATACGACGTCCTTTCTTCAAACACCAGAGGCTTTACTTTTAGCCACTGCACCCACCGTTCCGTCTACTTCTGCCACCGCGACTTGGTCGCATCCACAACCACAGCAAATCGTCTCAGTCCCAGACCACGTTAACTCAGTGATGTTTTTCCCGGAATTGTGCGGCGGAGTCGGTTTCGGCGGTGGCGTGGAGATGAACGATACAAAGAAACAACCACCCTCACCGCCTTATCCATTTTACCCATTCTCCCTCCTGGGTGGTGGGGGCAGTGGCGGGTGTGGCCTATAG